In Fervidobacterium nodosum Rt17-B1, one genomic interval encodes:
- a CDS encoding S8 family peptidase, whose protein sequence is MKKYLVVALSVLLVVLFVYSCTNSFEPRNFEPRDKFGVSDKLGVSGTEEDFVPGEYVVQIENSETAIRALSGLKDVEVVRTYEFEDVAIVTVRTENPELLSTVAGVKSVDKNYIYRALATPNDTYYKYQWHYNNIKMPQAWDVMKSANVVVAVIDTGVSFTHPDLQGIFVTGKDFVDGDNNPTDPAQDVSHGTHCIGTIAAVTNNSLGVAGVNWGGYGIKIMPIRVLGADGSGTLDNVAAGIRWAVDNGAKIVSMSLGGSGAQVLMDAVKYAYSKNVTLVCAAGNENRSSLSYPAAYVETIAVGATRYDNKRAPYSNYNYTRYYDPYKGTYVTHYLDVVAPGGDTSVDQNGDGYADGVLSTTWTPTYGNTYMFLQGTSMATPHVSALAAMLYAKGYTTPEAIRSRLIKTAYKIPGYTYNTSGWNKYVGYGLVDAYKALTY, encoded by the coding sequence GTGAAGAAGTATTTAGTTGTTGCACTGTCAGTATTGCTGGTAGTTCTTTTTGTGTACAGCTGTACAAACAGTTTTGAACCAAGGAACTTTGAGCCAAGGGACAAGTTCGGTGTTTCGGACAAGCTCGGTGTTTCTGGAACGGAAGAAGATTTTGTACCAGGTGAGTATGTTGTACAGATTGAAAACTCTGAAACAGCTATCAGGGCTCTTAGCGGTTTGAAAGATGTTGAGGTAGTTAGAACATACGAATTTGAAGACGTTGCTATAGTAACGGTAAGAACAGAAAATCCAGAGTTGCTCTCCACAGTTGCAGGTGTGAAGTCAGTTGACAAGAACTATATTTACAGAGCGCTTGCTACTCCAAATGATACGTATTACAAATATCAGTGGCATTACAATAATATAAAGATGCCACAGGCTTGGGATGTAATGAAGTCGGCGAATGTGGTTGTTGCTGTTATTGATACTGGTGTAAGCTTTACACATCCAGATTTGCAGGGGATATTTGTAACAGGTAAGGACTTTGTTGATGGAGATAACAATCCAACGGATCCTGCTCAAGATGTTAGCCACGGTACGCACTGTATAGGTACAATAGCAGCGGTTACAAACAACAGCCTTGGTGTTGCTGGTGTTAACTGGGGTGGATATGGAATAAAGATAATGCCGATAAGGGTACTTGGTGCGGATGGTTCTGGAACACTTGATAATGTTGCCGCAGGTATAAGGTGGGCTGTTGATAACGGAGCAAAGATAGTGAGTATGAGTCTTGGTGGAAGTGGAGCACAAGTACTTATGGATGCGGTTAAATACGCATACAGCAAGAATGTAACGCTAGTTTGTGCGGCTGGTAATGAAAATCGTTCATCACTTTCATATCCAGCAGCATACGTTGAAACAATTGCAGTTGGCGCAACAAGATATGATAACAAGAGAGCACCTTACTCAAATTACAACTATACAAGGTACTATGACCCATACAAGGGAACATATGTAACACACTATCTTGATGTTGTAGCACCTGGTGGAGATACGAGCGTTGACCAAAACGGCGATGGATACGCAGACGGTGTTCTTAGCACAACATGGACACCAACATATGGCAATACATACATGTTCTTGCAAGGTACATCGATGGCAACACCACATGTTTCAGCATTAGCAGCGATGCTTTACGCAAAAGGTTACACAACACCAGAAGCAATTAGGTCAAGACTTATAAAGACAGCGTACAAGATTCCTGGATATACATACAACACCTCTGGTTGGAACAAATACGTTGGATACGGACTTGTCGATGCATACAAGGCGCTGACATACTAA
- a CDS encoding FGGY-family carbohydrate kinase has product MNVLAIDCGTQSLRAIVFSHEGEMLAKEKVEFEPYYSLDVGWAEQNPNVFWNALCSATNKLAKDYPVIFDSIQGVTLTTQRATVVVVDERGEPLRNAFIWLDEREAKGKPKLTFWENLAFSLIGKKPTAHMAWRRSKANYMRIYEPEIWKRVHKYLLLSGYLTYKLTGKFVDSKASQVGYIPFDYKRKDWISNPKHYRWRLFGIEKNMLPNLVEPTKLLGYVNEQASKETGLKKGLPVIAAGADKQCETLAVGCFSPEVASISLGTTATIQTTTDKYIEPLPFMPSYPSVVPGKYNPEIEVFRGYWLISWFKKEFAHHEVREAEMLGTTAEKLLNQRLKNIPAGSEGLMLQPTWTAGLDKPFSRGAIIGFSDKHTRIHIYRAIIEGINYALIEGVKSIEKKTKVKVKKIGLSGGGATSDEISQITANMFGVPTYKVQTNETSALGAAIAAFIGLGMYNSVEESVKNMVHIQKEFHPDIDEHEVYMEYYRKVYLRIWDALGDLYRELDSISRKIKKI; this is encoded by the coding sequence TTGAATGTTTTGGCAATTGATTGTGGTACTCAGAGTTTGAGGGCCATTGTGTTTTCGCACGAAGGGGAGATGTTGGCAAAGGAGAAAGTTGAATTTGAACCGTATTATTCACTCGATGTGGGATGGGCGGAGCAAAATCCAAATGTTTTTTGGAATGCGCTGTGTAGTGCCACTAATAAGTTGGCAAAGGATTATCCGGTTATTTTTGATTCGATTCAAGGTGTAACACTTACAACGCAACGAGCCACAGTTGTTGTCGTGGATGAAAGAGGGGAGCCTTTGAGGAATGCTTTCATATGGCTCGATGAGCGCGAGGCAAAGGGAAAGCCGAAATTAACGTTTTGGGAGAATTTGGCGTTCTCTTTGATTGGCAAGAAACCAACTGCACATATGGCTTGGAGAAGAAGTAAGGCAAATTATATGAGGATATATGAACCGGAAATTTGGAAAAGGGTGCATAAGTACCTTTTGCTTTCTGGGTATTTGACTTACAAACTCACAGGTAAGTTTGTGGATTCCAAAGCGTCGCAGGTGGGGTATATACCTTTCGATTACAAAAGAAAAGATTGGATTTCTAATCCCAAACACTACAGATGGCGTTTGTTTGGAATTGAAAAGAATATGCTCCCGAATTTGGTTGAGCCAACTAAATTGCTTGGGTATGTGAATGAGCAGGCATCTAAGGAGACTGGTTTGAAGAAAGGGTTGCCTGTGATAGCGGCTGGGGCGGATAAGCAGTGTGAAACTTTAGCCGTTGGTTGTTTTTCACCAGAGGTTGCGAGCATCAGTTTAGGTACGACGGCTACGATCCAAACAACGACGGATAAATATATAGAGCCGTTGCCGTTTATGCCTTCTTATCCATCGGTTGTACCAGGGAAGTACAATCCTGAAATAGAAGTTTTCAGAGGATATTGGTTAATTTCATGGTTCAAAAAAGAATTCGCGCACCATGAAGTTAGGGAAGCTGAGATGTTGGGTACAACCGCCGAGAAGTTGCTCAATCAAAGGCTTAAAAACATTCCAGCTGGTAGTGAAGGGCTTATGTTACAACCGACTTGGACAGCAGGACTTGATAAGCCTTTCTCGAGGGGAGCGATAATTGGTTTTTCCGATAAGCACACGAGGATACATATATACAGAGCGATAATCGAAGGTATAAATTACGCTTTGATAGAAGGGGTTAAGAGTATAGAGAAGAAGACAAAGGTGAAGGTTAAGAAGATAGGGCTTTCAGGTGGTGGAGCGACGAGCGATGAGATATCGCAAATAACGGCTAATATGTTCGGAGTGCCTACGTACAAAGTGCAGACTAATGAAACTTCCGCTTTAGGCGCAGCGATTGCGGCTTTTATAGGGCTTGGGATGTACAATTCTGTCGAGGAATCAGTTAAAAATATGGTGCATATCCAGAAAGAATTCCATCCTGATATAGATGAGCATGAGGTGTATATGGAGTATTATAGAAAGGTTTATCTTAGAATATGGGATGCACTGGGGGATTTGTACAGAGAGCTCGATTCGATATCAAGAAAAATTAAAAAGATTTGA
- a CDS encoding DDE-type integrase/transposase/recombinase, translated as MTNIQLKCPHCGSSNFIKNGHDKFKNQIFFCKDCKRYFKLSFTKKHKLFSFPYPRCVHCNHVMEIYKIRRYFVRFRCRKCNFKTSVPLSLPQPVPFNFHPFKFFRFPIYIILKAFILYFKYNLSLRAIKACLNINVSHVAIYKWIIKLSSVISLFEFENVFKVHGDETVIVFRDKKYYVWLLVEHGTNLIVAWHVSRYRDMSQVKILLDKYFSQRKQNTQIELITDGLKAYEIAVKLNFDNVEHREVRLGKNNECESKFSLFKMFVRAKRSFKKFSNIRYYVNGFCVVRNLCKLYENENEMITALASIITTS; from the coding sequence ATGACTAATATCCAACTCAAATGCCCTCATTGCGGCTCTTCTAACTTCATCAAAAATGGTCATGATAAATTCAAAAACCAAATCTTCTTTTGCAAAGACTGCAAGCGTTACTTTAAACTTTCTTTCACCAAAAAACACAAACTTTTCTCTTTCCCTTACCCTCGTTGTGTTCATTGTAACCATGTCATGGAAATTTACAAAATCCGCCGTTATTTCGTTCGTTTCAGATGCAGAAAGTGCAACTTCAAAACTTCTGTTCCACTTTCTCTTCCTCAGCCTGTGCCTTTCAACTTTCATCCTTTCAAATTCTTCCGTTTCCCTATCTATATCATTCTCAAAGCTTTCATCTTGTACTTCAAATACAACCTTTCTCTTCGTGCTATTAAAGCTTGCTTGAATATCAATGTCTCTCATGTCGCTATTTACAAATGGATTATCAAGTTATCTTCTGTTATTTCGCTTTTTGAGTTTGAGAATGTATTTAAAGTTCACGGTGATGAAACAGTTATTGTATTTCGAGACAAAAAGTACTATGTGTGGCTATTAGTTGAGCATGGTACGAATTTAATAGTAGCTTGGCATGTATCAAGATATCGTGATATGTCACAAGTTAAGATATTGTTAGATAAATACTTTAGTCAAAGAAAACAAAACACACAAATAGAGTTAATAACCGATGGACTAAAAGCGTACGAGATAGCAGTGAAACTAAATTTTGATAATGTTGAGCACAGAGAAGTAAGACTAGGTAAAAACAACGAATGTGAATCGAAATTTTCGTTATTTAAGATGTTTGTTAGAGCGAAAAGGAGCTTCAAGAAATTTAGCAACATACGGTACTATGTAAATGGTTTTTGTGTAGTAAGGAACCTATGCAAGTTATATGAGAACGAAAATGAGATGATTACAGCTTTAGCTTCCATCATCACTACTAGTTAA
- a CDS encoding S41 family peptidase, with the protein MRIGAKLIFIFIISGLVTTFVLSWIIELYKYQKRLVPVENVIENTAYLERILTEIYPEKLPKEKMQQIQTLINNLKHEKTKKVLPIKAFSLIQPILSAVNDQNLRFLVPSEPVYSVLPFRVQIIDKNAIVTSTATDKIPAGAKILSVNKIPIENLIDQLLPYTSGENYELREQQLSQLIWLSPELLWKKQRFVWIFYNQEEYEVQYTFENQQQTEKVKTVTLFSYPTLSAKYQSIGSEPPYTFEHIDDVGIIKIRTFSLSGTSYNRFREFLDNTIIYNKDLKKIIIDIRNSQAQDFNIFKEIYEHLIQSNIKFTRNISLINTAYILKTLEKYGIEFTQSTGEILNQTFSHEFKPREPNIKAEVWLLFDKYTNNAALDFAYTFKKLNPGRTIGEPTLTKINHTTDITYQYLDSIRLALTFPTSKINEPDGDKPLEPDHTIQITTQARINYLNGEKDEVMQKALEIVRK; encoded by the coding sequence TTGCGCATAGGGGCTAAACTCATCTTCATTTTCATCATCTCTGGTCTTGTAACGACATTCGTTCTCTCATGGATTATCGAGCTGTACAAGTACCAAAAACGCCTTGTACCCGTTGAAAACGTCATCGAAAACACAGCGTATTTGGAAAGAATACTAACTGAAATATACCCAGAAAAACTTCCTAAAGAAAAAATGCAACAAATCCAAACACTTATCAACAACCTAAAGCACGAAAAAACCAAAAAAGTACTTCCAATAAAGGCTTTTTCACTAATTCAGCCAATCCTCTCAGCTGTTAACGACCAAAACCTAAGGTTCTTGGTGCCATCAGAACCTGTCTACAGCGTTCTTCCATTCAGAGTACAAATCATCGATAAAAACGCAATAGTCACATCAACAGCGACAGACAAAATCCCTGCAGGCGCCAAAATACTATCGGTAAACAAAATTCCAATAGAAAATCTAATAGACCAACTCCTTCCTTACACCTCAGGAGAAAATTACGAACTTAGAGAACAACAACTTTCTCAACTAATCTGGCTCTCACCAGAACTGCTTTGGAAAAAACAAAGATTCGTATGGATATTCTACAACCAAGAAGAATATGAAGTGCAATACACATTTGAAAACCAACAACAAACCGAAAAAGTAAAAACGGTAACACTCTTCAGCTATCCAACCTTAAGCGCAAAGTACCAATCAATCGGTTCAGAGCCACCGTACACCTTTGAACACATAGACGATGTGGGGATTATAAAGATTCGCACATTCTCACTCTCAGGTACATCTTACAACAGATTTCGCGAATTCCTTGACAACACAATAATATACAACAAAGACTTGAAAAAAATCATCATCGACATCCGAAACTCCCAAGCCCAGGACTTCAACATCTTCAAGGAGATCTACGAACATCTCATACAAAGCAACATAAAGTTTACACGCAATATATCATTAATTAACACAGCGTACATCTTAAAGACACTTGAAAAATACGGCATAGAATTCACACAATCCACAGGAGAAATCCTAAACCAAACATTCTCACATGAATTCAAACCAAGAGAGCCAAACATAAAAGCAGAAGTTTGGCTTCTATTTGACAAATATACAAACAACGCAGCGCTTGATTTCGCTTACACATTCAAAAAACTCAACCCAGGCAGAACAATAGGCGAACCAACATTAACAAAAATCAACCACACAACGGACATAACGTACCAATATTTAGATAGCATAAGGCTGGCCTTAACTTTTCCAACATCAAAAATAAACGAACCAGACGGCGACAAACCACTAGAGCCAGACCACACCATCCAAATCACAACACAAGCCAGGATAAATTACCTAAATGGAGAAAAAGATGAAGTAATGCAAAAAGCATTGGAAATAGTTCGAAAATAA
- a CDS encoding RNase H family protein — translation MKIYVDGSYNESLNLAGYAFAVVENEEIKFAQKEAMILRNGNSVTAELIGVIKALEYCQNQGIQEVTIIHDYNEIPMFAFSYRKTKNPSINSYVRKLREMRETIKVSFLKVKAHTDDRFNNYVDELSRKSIEEFLERLLKNKNNSKHSLENR, via the coding sequence ATGAAAATCTACGTCGATGGTTCTTACAACGAATCATTAAATTTAGCAGGTTATGCATTTGCTGTTGTTGAAAATGAAGAAATAAAATTTGCACAAAAAGAAGCAATGATATTAAGAAATGGCAATTCCGTAACAGCCGAGCTAATTGGAGTAATAAAAGCACTAGAATACTGCCAAAATCAGGGTATACAAGAAGTCACAATTATACACGATTACAATGAAATACCAATGTTCGCATTTTCGTATAGAAAGACTAAAAACCCGAGTATAAACTCATACGTGAGAAAATTAAGAGAAATGCGTGAAACAATAAAAGTAAGCTTTCTAAAAGTCAAAGCCCATACAGATGACAGATTCAACAATTACGTTGATGAACTATCTAGAAAAAGTATAGAAGAATTTTTAGAAAGATTGCTAAAAAATAAAAACAATAGTAAACACTCTTTAGAAAATCGATAA
- a CDS encoding mannose-1-phosphate guanylyltransferase, translating to MKAIILAGGSGERFWPLSTKETPKQFLKLFSDKTLLRETFERLSFKLKPEDIFIVTNKIYTELTHQEIPEIPKKNILSEPLKKNTAPACTYGTLKMDPEEIILVVPSDHYIPEIEKFWQIVETAEQFLKRNDGIITFGIKPTRIETGYGYIESGEQIEQNISIAKKFHEKPNYETAQFYINQGNYFWNSGMFMWKAEYFIEQMKKHALEVIEPFLKEKDIEKIYEQVPSISIDYALMEKADRIYTIKSEFIWSDVGNFKSLKELGVSNSKNSATIDSQNAFVLTTKPTIVIGIDDIIVVESENGILVCKAEEVEKIREALKKI from the coding sequence ATGAAAGCAATAATCCTAGCAGGTGGAAGTGGCGAGAGATTCTGGCCACTATCGACTAAAGAAACTCCAAAACAATTTTTGAAACTTTTCTCTGACAAAACTCTTCTCAGAGAAACTTTCGAAAGACTTTCATTCAAATTAAAACCAGAAGACATTTTCATAGTCACAAATAAAATTTATACCGAACTCACTCACCAAGAAATTCCTGAAATTCCAAAAAAAAACATTCTCTCTGAGCCACTCAAGAAAAACACAGCACCAGCATGTACATATGGGACATTGAAAATGGACCCAGAAGAAATAATTTTAGTTGTTCCATCAGACCATTACATCCCAGAAATTGAAAAATTCTGGCAAATTGTTGAAACTGCCGAGCAATTTTTGAAGAGAAATGATGGTATAATAACCTTTGGAATAAAACCAACTCGAATTGAGACAGGCTATGGTTACATAGAATCAGGTGAACAAATTGAACAAAACATATCCATAGCCAAAAAATTCCACGAAAAACCAAATTACGAAACAGCGCAGTTTTACATAAACCAAGGCAATTACTTTTGGAATAGTGGAATGTTCATGTGGAAAGCAGAGTATTTCATCGAACAAATGAAAAAACACGCATTAGAAGTTATAGAACCATTCTTAAAAGAGAAAGATATAGAAAAAATTTACGAACAAGTACCATCGATAAGCATAGATTACGCACTCATGGAAAAAGCAGACAGAATATACACAATCAAATCCGAATTCATATGGTCAGATGTTGGGAATTTTAAATCACTGAAAGAATTAGGAGTAAGCAATTCAAAGAATTCAGCGACCATAGACTCACAAAACGCATTTGTACTTACAACCAAACCAACGATAGTGATAGGGATAGATGATATAATAGTTGTTGAGAGTGAGAATGGGATATTAGTTTGCAAAGCTGAAGAAGTTGAGAAGATTAGGGAAGCGCTTAAGAAGATTTGA
- a CDS encoding EpsG family protein: MFTYFFIFSVLLFLTLLHYEFDFDKNSEKLIKTVIFVFLLLFIGLRHEVGGDWDTYLWWYKDIAVNGIDFSFNSIWLSDFGYNFINWFSSKLGFGIYGVNTFCGFIFLLGLFKFLEYLENDRSFYLGLLISYPYLIMVVANGYTRQSVALGFILLSLVNLNNNGKLWKSLLLQIFAMFFHKTSVIGLFLFFFYIKKSKYLLYLILLAISIFVSLLPLFSRLYTFYIENPMFSEGGILRGIMNLIPATIYIIFYKKFEEQHFEERYKDSKLWLWISIFVFILSSISLLKFTFADRLALYFSIIQVVSFTRLEKLLREIEFKGLLFIILIFVYLLSLIIWLMFAVHAKEWIPYKNIILIKLGFLES; this comes from the coding sequence ATGTTTACATATTTTTTTATCTTCTCGGTTTTGCTTTTTCTAACATTACTCCACTATGAGTTTGATTTTGATAAAAATTCGGAAAAGCTAATAAAAACTGTTATTTTTGTTTTTCTATTACTTTTTATTGGACTAAGACATGAAGTTGGAGGTGATTGGGATACTTATTTATGGTGGTACAAAGATATAGCAGTAAATGGAATAGATTTTTCATTTAATTCAATTTGGCTATCAGATTTTGGATACAATTTTATAAATTGGTTCTCAAGCAAATTAGGTTTCGGGATTTATGGGGTAAATACATTCTGTGGCTTTATTTTTCTTTTAGGGCTTTTTAAATTTTTGGAATATTTGGAAAACGATAGAAGCTTCTATCTTGGATTGTTAATTTCTTATCCATATCTTATAATGGTTGTGGCAAATGGTTACACTCGACAATCAGTAGCATTGGGTTTTATTTTGCTTAGCTTAGTAAACTTGAATAATAATGGAAAATTGTGGAAGTCATTATTACTCCAAATTTTTGCTATGTTTTTTCATAAGACTTCAGTAATTGGTTTGTTTCTTTTCTTCTTTTATATAAAAAAATCTAAATATTTACTTTACCTTATTTTGCTTGCAATTTCTATCTTTGTGAGCCTTTTGCCACTCTTTTCCAGACTTTATACTTTCTACATTGAAAATCCCATGTTTTCAGAGGGAGGAATTTTAAGAGGAATTATGAATCTTATTCCAGCAACAATTTACATTATTTTTTACAAGAAATTTGAGGAACAACATTTTGAGGAACGATATAAAGACAGTAAGTTATGGTTATGGATTTCCATTTTTGTCTTTATTTTATCTTCTATATCATTATTAAAATTTACTTTTGCAGATAGATTAGCTTTATACTTTTCTATTATTCAAGTTGTCTCATTTACCCGTCTTGAGAAATTATTAAGAGAAATAGAATTTAAAGGTTTATTATTTATAATTTTAATATTTGTTTATTTACTTTCCTTGATAATCTGGCTAATGTTCGCAGTTCATGCCAAAGAATGGATACCGTATAAAAACATAATTTTGATTAAACTAGGATTCTTAGAATCATAA
- a CDS encoding glycosyltransferase family 4 protein has translation MKKRVLHIITRSDWTGVQKILYNIVYGLKNNYSDQFEVEVAAGKENGMLFEELEKIGVKYYVLENLVREISPIKDLKAYFEIKKLIKKGNYDIVHIHSSKAGILGRIAAKKCGVKKVIYTYHGFWGIEQYNGLKKKLLILAERIAAKYSDNLVFLGNKEKQKAEKYKIGKPHQYVIIPNAILPIENVQKGKLRKELNIPDNIKIIGNVARLDKPKNPMRFLEIAEKVLKEREDVVFVWVGGNIVEEDDYANLIKKYIDENPILKDKVKILGFREDAIELMADFDVFLLTSNEEGFGLVILEAMSLGKIVVSTKCGGPEDIIQDKINGFLVDFDNDKIAQTIFFILDNLEQICKNIFSKAVERAKEFEYEKFLVKHKELYLTS, from the coding sequence TTGAAAAAAAGAGTCTTACACATTATCACTCGTTCAGATTGGACTGGAGTTCAAAAAATTTTGTACAACATAGTTTACGGACTAAAAAATAATTATTCCGACCAATTCGAAGTCGAAGTTGCCGCTGGAAAAGAAAATGGAATGTTATTTGAGGAATTGGAAAAGATAGGTGTAAAATATTATGTACTGGAAAACCTTGTTCGAGAAATAAGTCCTATAAAAGATTTGAAAGCTTATTTTGAAATAAAAAAGCTCATCAAAAAAGGGAATTATGACATAGTTCATATCCATTCATCAAAGGCAGGTATATTAGGAAGAATAGCGGCAAAAAAATGTGGTGTAAAAAAAGTCATTTACACCTATCATGGTTTTTGGGGAATAGAACAATATAACGGACTTAAGAAAAAACTTTTAATTCTAGCAGAGCGTATTGCTGCAAAATATTCAGACAATCTTGTATTTCTTGGTAATAAAGAAAAACAAAAAGCAGAGAAGTATAAAATTGGTAAACCACACCAGTATGTCATAATACCGAACGCAATATTACCAATCGAAAACGTTCAAAAAGGAAAACTCAGAAAAGAACTAAATATACCAGATAATATTAAAATCATAGGTAACGTGGCAAGATTAGATAAGCCAAAAAATCCAATGAGATTTCTTGAAATTGCAGAAAAAGTATTAAAAGAAAGAGAGGATGTTGTTTTTGTATGGGTAGGAGGAAATATTGTCGAAGAAGATGATTATGCTAATCTAATTAAGAAATATATAGATGAAAACCCTATATTAAAGGACAAGGTTAAAATTCTAGGCTTTAGAGAAGATGCGATAGAATTAATGGCAGACTTTGATGTGTTTTTGCTAACTTCGAATGAAGAAGGTTTTGGTCTCGTAATTTTAGAAGCGATGTCACTTGGAAAGATTGTAGTTTCAACAAAATGCGGAGGACCTGAAGATATCATACAAGATAAAATAAACGGGTTCCTTGTAGACTTCGACAATGATAAAATTGCGCAAACGATATTTTTTATATTAGACAATTTAGAACAAATATGCAAAAACATATTTTCGAAAGCTGTTGAAAGAGCAAAAGAATTTGAATATGAAAAGTTTCTAGTGAAACATAAAGAACTGTATTTGACAAGCTAG
- a CDS encoding glycosyltransferase family 4 protein, protein MRRVIIISDFTYPNYVGGSAKLVYDTLVGFSKNNIDYLLITRTSSNEYSVKEHNDFYLSEKKRNKIFEINNLLDIIRSYKFIKNDDILYIHHPVLGVFYSFLKNKKIYFFHGPFPEEYRLKPNSNSLGLFLRYLIQKIVLKKNNKIFVLSNYMKEWVNKYGGKNIEIVPPIFDYEKFASFSAVDKFELRRQLNLPVDKKILITTRRLTDRTGVLELLEAFEYINLHYKNDYFLIIIGKGELEAKVKQKCSNIKNARFLGYVQEDLLPKYLRASDVYILPSKSLEGFGIVILEAMALNIPVIASNKSGGATEFLSTIDAKLIFDFDNMARSLNESIKYLESVNIDFSSIARSYDRNVVAKIIYEKMNEC, encoded by the coding sequence ATGAGAAGAGTTATAATAATCTCAGATTTTACTTATCCTAATTATGTCGGGGGATCTGCAAAGCTAGTATACGATACTTTAGTTGGTTTTAGTAAGAATAACATTGATTATTTGTTAATAACAAGAACATCTTCTAATGAGTATTCAGTAAAAGAACATAACGATTTTTATCTCTCAGAAAAAAAACGTAATAAAATATTTGAGATAAATAATCTTTTAGATATAATTAGAAGTTATAAATTCATCAAAAATGATGATATACTTTACATTCATCATCCCGTACTTGGAGTATTTTATTCTTTCCTTAAAAATAAAAAAATTTATTTTTTCCACGGCCCTTTTCCTGAAGAATATAGACTAAAACCAAATTCAAACTCTTTAGGACTATTTTTAAGATATTTAATTCAAAAAATTGTTTTGAAAAAAAACAACAAGATTTTTGTTTTAAGCAATTATATGAAAGAATGGGTAAATAAGTATGGTGGAAAAAATATAGAAATAGTTCCTCCCATTTTTGATTATGAGAAGTTTGCAAGTTTTTCTGCTGTTGATAAATTTGAGTTAAGAAGACAACTTAATTTACCAGTTGACAAAAAGATTCTTATCACAACTAGGCGATTAACTGATAGAACAGGCGTTTTAGAATTATTGGAAGCTTTCGAATATATAAATCTCCATTATAAAAATGATTATTTTCTTATTATTATCGGAAAAGGCGAACTCGAAGCTAAAGTTAAGCAAAAATGTTCTAATATTAAGAACGCGAGGTTTTTAGGTTATGTTCAAGAAGATCTTTTACCAAAATATTTAAGAGCAAGCGATGTGTATATTTTACCGTCAAAATCCCTTGAAGGATTTGGTATTGTGATTTTGGAAGCTATGGCACTAAACATTCCAGTAATTGCCAGCAATAAATCTGGTGGAGCGACTGAATTTCTTTCAACAATTGATGCAAAACTAATTTTTGATTTTGATAATATGGCACGTTCTTTGAATGAATCAATAAAGTACCTAGAGTCTGTAAATATAGATTTCTCTTCTATTGCTAGATCGTATGATAGAAATGTTGTAGCTAAAATTATTTATGAAAAGATGAATGAATGTTAA